Part of the Enterobacter pseudoroggenkampii genome, GCCGTTAGCCAGCTCCTGTTTCAGGCGCAGGAAATCGTTGCTGGACTGCGTCACGTCAACGTAGATCGGATCAAGCTGCTGCACGGTCGCCAGCGCGGTGGTCTGACCGTTCTGCACCAGTGCCCCTTCCGTGACGGAAGACTTACCAATACGACCGTTGATAGGGGAGGTCACTTTGGTATAGGCCAGGTTAATGCGCGCGGTTTCGACCGCCGCTTTGGCTGCCACTACGGCTGCGTTAGCCTGCTGCGCATCTGCCAGGGCGGTATCGTAATCCTGTTGGCTGATGTACTTGGTACCAAGCAGTTTTTGATAACGATTCACCGTCAGCTGGGCAATTTTTGCTGCGGCCTGTGCTTTCGCCAGGTCGCCTTTCGCGCTTTCATAATTTGCCTGATAGGTTGCGGGATCAATCTGATACAGAGACTCACCGGCCTTCACATCACCGCCTTCGGTGAAGTTACGCTTCAGGATAATGCCACTAACCTGAGGACGCACTTCCGCAATGCGGTAAGCATTTGTACGGCCTGGTAACTCGGTGGTGATTTGTAGAGGTTCAGATTTGAGCGTCACGACGCCTACTTCTGGCGCCTGCTGAGCTCCTTGTTGAGCTGGTTTGTCGTCACATCCTGTTAGCGCTAAGCTGCCTGAGAGCATCAGAACGACCGCCAGAGGCGTTAACCCTCTGTTTTTGTTCATATGTAAACCTCGAGTGTCCGATTTCA contains:
- the acrA gene encoding multidrug efflux RND transporter periplasmic adaptor subunit AcrA yields the protein MNKNRGLTPLAVVLMLSGSLALTGCDDKPAQQGAQQAPEVGVVTLKSEPLQITTELPGRTNAYRIAEVRPQVSGIILKRNFTEGGDVKAGESLYQIDPATYQANYESAKGDLAKAQAAAKIAQLTVNRYQKLLGTKYISQQDYDTALADAQQANAAVVAAKAAVETARINLAYTKVTSPINGRIGKSSVTEGALVQNGQTTALATVQQLDPIYVDVTQSSNDFLRLKQELANGTLKQENGKAKVELITNDGIKFPQEGTLEFSDVTVDQTTGSITLRAIFPNPDKNLLPGMFVRARLEEGTNPTALLVPQQGVTRTPRGDASALVVGADDKVETRNITATQAIGDKWLVTEGLKDGDRVIVSGLQKVRPGAQVKAQEVKSDDKQQASAAGQSEQTKS